A stretch of Schistocerca americana isolate TAMUIC-IGC-003095 chromosome 3, iqSchAmer2.1, whole genome shotgun sequence DNA encodes these proteins:
- the LOC124605232 gene encoding piggyBac transposable element-derived protein 4-like: MEDNRDTAGPSEPKKRKTQDTRNVQKLTDAELLRILEESDSETELASEEDGVESSEESDGAEFVLDETVEMAVNPSDREMAEGVVTRDNAADTTVAWEREPVGMINCPFIKNEGLLIQPTENTPLDYFRLLLTDEFLLTVVEETNRNAIELVLSAGTKGQSRINCWKDVTVGELLVFLGVFLHMGNVKMRNLQDYWKKDALFNVKGIADSISRNRFLLILRALHFSENPKQGKPTPSDRLYKIRPVINFFNERMCQLYILTTPTGMVLKFAVYTGMLDDLGGRGHAQKIVLHLLDEKLNAGHHVYMDNYYNSFALAKLLLDKKTHCTGTLRANRKDTPKEIQEAKLRKGEAVARFAEGVMIGKWRDKREVCYISNAFTNEMVEVETKRKEKKSKPLAIVNYNKFMAGVDRHDQMLSYYLSERKTIRWYKKLFIHVVEMILTNAHALHNKYCGTKMPLQEFRLSIIRALLPRKQVERPVRNPQHVVVKRESNGKSKTPRKKCRSCASRGQRTDTIYECLDCPNKAGYCLNCCVIHHL, translated from the exons atggaagacaatcgtgacacggcgggcccttcagaacctaagaaacgtaaaacacaggacacaagaaacgtacaaaaactaacggatgcggaattattacgaatattagaagaaagcgattcggaaacggaactggccagtgaggaggacggcgtggaatccagtgaagagtctgacggagccgAGTTTGTTTTAGATGAGACTGTAGAAATGGCTGTGAATCCTAGCGACAGGGAAATGGCAGAAGGAGTGGTAACAAGAGATAACGCAGCTGATACAACTGTTGCGTGGGAAAGAGAGCCAGTTGGAATGATAAATTGCCCATTTATAAAAAATGAGGGACTGCTTATTCAACCGACGGAAAACACTCCcttagattattttcgtcttttgctgACGGACGAATTTCTATTGACAGTTGTAGAAGAAACAAATCGAAACGCGATTGAATTAGTCCTTTCTGCGGGAACCAAAGGACAATCACGAATAAACTGTTGGAAAGATGTGACTGTTGGCGAATTGTTAGTGTTCTTGGGAGTTTTCctgcacatgggaaatgtaaagatgaggaatttgcaggactattggaaaaaggacgctttattcaacgtgaaaggaattgccgatagtatttcacgaaatcgttttctgctaatactacgtgcattacacttttctgaaaatccaaaacagggcaaaccaacaccatccgacaggttgtataaaatacgtcccgttatcaattttttcaatgaaaggatgtgccaa ctatatattttgacaactcccactggaatggtcctaaaattcgcggtatacactggcatgctggacgatttaggaggaagaggccatgcgcaaaaaattgttcttcatttactagatgaaaagttgaatgctggtcaccatgtgtacatggacaattactataacagCTTCGCATTGGCAAAGCTGCTCCTGGATAAGAAGACCCACTGCACGGGAACTCTGAGGGCGAATAGGAAGGATACACCCAaggaaatacaggaagcaaaactacgaaaaggtgaagccgttgccagatttgcggaaggagttatgataggtaagtggcgtgataagagggaggtttgctacatttctaatgcatttacaaatgaaatggttgaggttgaaaccaaaagaaaggagaagaaatctaagcccttggccattgtaaactacaataaatttatggcgggagttgatcggcacgatcagatgttatcatattacctctcggaacgcaaaaccatacgctggtacaagaaactttttatccacgttgtggaaatgatactgacaaacgcacatgccctacacaataaatattgtggcacaaaaatgcccctccaagaatttagactcagtattataagagcactattgccacgaaagcaggtagaacggccagtccgaaatccccaacatgttgtggtaaaacgagaatcaaatggaaaatcaaaaacaccgcgaaaaaagtgcagatcatgcgccagccgtggacaacgaacagacacgatttacgagtgcctagattgcccaaataaagcaggatattgtttgaattgttgtgttattCACCACCTCTAA